The Arachis ipaensis cultivar K30076 chromosome B07, Araip1.1, whole genome shotgun sequence genome includes a window with the following:
- the LOC107608272 gene encoding WUSCHEL-related homeobox 5, with the protein MESKGGSSGSKCGRWNPTAEQVSVLSELFSSGLRTPTTDQIQRISNHLSFYGKIESKNVFYWFQNHKARDRHNKRRKLSSSFPHHSKHLNLLHSQSLAEMYQVSQPLLC; encoded by the exons ATGGAATCGAAAGGTGGGAGCAGTGGAAGCAAGTGTGGGCGTTGGAATCCGACGGCAGAACAAGTTTCGGTTCTGAGTGAACTGTTCAGCTCTGGTCTGCGCACCCCAACCACTGATCAGATTCAGCGTATCTCCAACCATCTCAGCTTTTACGGCAAGATTGAGAGTAAGAATGTCTTCTATTGGTTTCAGAACCATAAAGCTAGGGACAGACACAACAAGCGCCGCAAGCTCTCTTCTTCCTTTCCTCATCACTCCAAACATCTCAATCTTCTTCACTCTCAAA GTTTAGCTGAGATGTATCAAGTTTCACAGCCTCTCTTATGTTGA